A window of Polyangia bacterium genomic DNA:
CTTTTGCCGTCGCTGGATCCAGTTCGCGCTTTTCGATCTGCCCGATGGAGATGCCGGCGGTCTGCACCCGCGACTTTTCGAACAGCCCGGAGGCATCGGTAAACAAGCCCCAGACGACAATACCCTTGCCACCGGTCGTGCGCTCGCTGGTGGCGCGAATGATGACATACGTCGCGCCCGCCACCAGCAGCACCAAAAGACCGACGGTGACCGAGGCCCAGCTTTTCCTCACGGCGACGCCTCCTGTGGCGTCCCGATGCCCGCAGTATCGATGAACTCGCGCAGCGCCGGGTGGTGCGATCCCCGAACCTCGGCCGACGTCCCGGTGAGCAAGATCTTTCCTTCGTACAGCATCGAGATGCGATCGCCGATGCGGAACGTCGACGCCATATCGTGCGAGATCACCACCGAGGTCACGCCGAACTGGTCGGCGGTCCGGCGAATCATCTCGTCGACGTTCTTGGTGGCGATGGGATCAAGGCCGGTGGTGGGTTCGTCGTAAAGCAAGATCTCCGGGCGGTCGATCAGCGCCCGGGCCAGACCCACCCTTTTGCGCTGGCCACCCGACAGTTCGGCGGGAAACTTCTGCTCGACACCGGCCACATGAGCCAGGTCCAGGCGCTCCAGCAGATCACGCACCCGGCCCATGATCTCGTCATTGGCCAGGTGGTAACGCTCGACCAGCGGGAAGGCGATGTTCTCCACCACGTTCATCGAATCGAACAGCGCCGCGTACTGAAACACCATGCCAAACTTGCGGCGCATGGCCGCGATCTGGACGTCGTTCATCGGCACCATGTCGACGCCGTCCACCCAGATGTGGCCGCTGTCCGGTTTCAGCAAGCCCATCAGGTGCTTCATCAACACTGACTTTCCCGCGCCCGAGCCACCGATGATGATGTTGGTCTTGCCGCGTTCGATGTCGAGGTCGATGCCGCGCAAGACGTGCTGTGGACCGAAGGTCTTGTTCAGCCCGCGCACGCGAATCTGCCAGCGCTGGTCGCGCTGGGAGGGATCAGCCACCGTGGACATCGGGGCGGTCACGATTTGTACGGCCACAAGATGTGAAAGATATCGATGAGGAAATAATCGAGGACCAGAACCGAGACCGAGCCTGCAACCACCGCCCGGGTGGTGGCAAGCCCGACCTCCTTGGCGCCGCCGCGGACGTTGAATCCTTGATAGCAGGCGGTCAGCGCCACGGCGATCCCGAACACCGCCGCTTTGGTGGCTCCAATGATGTAATCCTTCGGATCGGTCCAGTACGTGTAGTACTCGATGAACTGACCCAAATCGACTTGCTTGAGGTAGATGGCGTACAGGTACGCGCCGAACAAGCCGACCACGTTGAAGACCATGGTCATGACCGGCATCATCAAGAACGTCGCCACCAGGCGCGGGCTGACCAGGTACTGAACCGGGTTCACCGCGAACGTGCTCAGCGCATCGATCTGTTCGGTGATGCGCATCGACCCGAGCTCGGTGGCCATGCCAGAGCCGGCGCGCGCGGTGATCATCAGTGCGGTGAAGACCGGTGCCAGTTCCTGGGCCAGCGACAGGCCGACGGTGGCGCCGACGTAACGTTCCTGGCGGAAGATCTCCAGCGCGGCGATGGCCTGCTGCGAGGCGACCGCGCCCGAAAAGAACCCGACCAACAAAATGATGGGCAGCGAACCGACGCCGACGAACTCCATCTGGTCGAGAAAAAGTCGCAGGCGGAACGGCGGCCGGAACAGCCATTTGACGGCGTCGTAAAGCAACATCGAATGCTCGCCGAAGTAACCGAAGATCAGGCGTAGCGGCGCCATGGCGGCGTCACCCAAATCTTTCCAGCGCAGGCGTTCTTCGGGCGCGGCGGGCGGCGCTGGGCGCGGTCTTCCAGTCGGCGGATCAGCGGAAGAGAGCTCCGTCATGGAACCGACGGCGGCTGGAGCGGCCCAACCGGCCGCGGCGAAGCAACGTTATACACGCGAGGCACCCGTTTCGAGATGCCGCAGAGAATCTCATAACTGACGGTTCCGGCCCAGCGTGCCAGATCGTCCACGCTGATGCCCCCTGCCCCGTCGTCGCCGATCAACGTGACGGCGTCGCCCACCGCCGCACCCGGCACATCGGTGACGTCGACCATCAACATGTCCATGCAGACCGCGCCGACGATCGGCGCGCGCTGGCCCCGCACCAGCACCGCAGCGTCGCGCACGTGCCGTGGATAGCCGTCGGCGTACCCGATCGGCAAGGTAGCCACCAGCGACGGACGCGCCGCCCGCCACAAGCCGCCATAACTGACGGTCGTGCCAGTCGGGATGTGGTGCAGCGCCATGATCAGCGTGGTCAGCCGCAGCGTCGGTTCAACCCCGGCCAGACCGACGTGCGTCGACGGCATCACGCCGTAAAGCGCAAGTCCCGGGCGGACGGCATCCAGCCGAGCGTCCGGAAATCGGACAGCGGCGGCGCTGTTGGCGGCATGATTGGTCAACCCGTGAAGGCCGCGCTGGGCGGCCAGGTCAACGCAGCTGCGAAAGCGCGTCAGCGCCTGTAGGGTGGCGGCGCCATCCGCGACGTCCGCCGACGCAAAATGGGTGCACAGACCGGCCAGCAACAAACTGTCGGCGGCCCCGACTTGATCCAGCATGGCCGGCAATTCGTCGGTGGAAACACCCAAGCGACTCATCCCAGTGTCGACCTTCAAGTGAACCGCCACCCGCCGTCTTCGTTCGTTGCCCGCCGCCGCGAAGCGCTCGAGGTCGCCAGGATCGTAAACGACCGGCGTCAGCCCCTCGTCGATCACCTCGCGTTGGTGGCGATTGTAGTAAGCGCCCAGAATCATCACCGGGCCGCGGAGCCCGGCCGCGCGCAACTCTAACCCCTCTTCGACCAGCGAGACCGCCAACCCATCGCAAAGCGGCTCCAGCGCCCGCCCCACCGCCACCGCTCCGTGGCCGTAGGCGTCGGCTTTGATGACCGCCCACAGCTTGACGC
This region includes:
- a CDS encoding ATP-binding cassette domain-containing protein, which produces MSTVADPSQRDQRWQIRVRGLNKTFGPQHVLRGIDLDIERGKTNIIIGGSGAGKSVLMKHLMGLLKPDSGHIWVDGVDMVPMNDVQIAAMRRKFGMVFQYAALFDSMNVVENIAFPLVERYHLANDEIMGRVRDLLERLDLAHVAGVEQKFPAELSGGQRKRVGLARALIDRPEILLYDEPTTGLDPIATKNVDEMIRRTADQFGVTSVVISHDMASTFRIGDRISMLYEGKILLTGTSAEVRGSHHPALREFIDTAGIGTPQEASP
- the alr gene encoding alanine racemase, which produces MATKPRVGAITAPVAPLSEVDIRTSIRPTVATVDLGAMARNVARLRATIGSGVKLWAVIKADAYGHGAVAVGRALEPLCDGLAVSLVEEGLELRAAGLRGPVMILGAYYNRHQREVIDEGLTPVVYDPGDLERFAAAGNERRRRVAVHLKVDTGMSRLGVSTDELPAMLDQVGAADSLLLAGLCTHFASADVADGAATLQALTRFRSCVDLAAQRGLHGLTNHAANSAAAVRFPDARLDAVRPGLALYGVMPSTHVGLAGVEPTLRLTTLIMALHHIPTGTTVSYGGLWRAARPSLVATLPIGYADGYPRHVRDAAVLVRGQRAPIVGAVCMDMLMVDVTDVPGAAVGDAVTLIGDDGAGGISVDDLARWAGTVSYEILCGISKRVPRVYNVASPRPVGPLQPPSVP
- a CDS encoding ABC transporter permease, whose product is MAPLRLIFGYFGEHSMLLYDAVKWLFRPPFRLRLFLDQMEFVGVGSLPIILLVGFFSGAVASQQAIAALEIFRQERYVGATVGLSLAQELAPVFTALMITARAGSGMATELGSMRITEQIDALSTFAVNPVQYLVSPRLVATFLMMPVMTMVFNVVGLFGAYLYAIYLKQVDLGQFIEYYTYWTDPKDYIIGATKAAVFGIAVALTACYQGFNVRGGAKEVGLATTRAVVAGSVSVLVLDYFLIDIFHILWPYKS